The sequence GTGACGCGCAGGAGAGCCGCCAGGCGCGCAGATGTGCCAGAGGATCCGTAATGCTGGATCTGAGCTCATGGGAACTAATTCCTCCGCCTGTGTTTGGTTTCTGTAACTATGGGAGAGTTCAGCTCTCACTGGGATCAGACAACTTGgcttcacaaaaatataatcGCGGGATTTTTATGAACACAGCAGCGCTGCGTAAAATCGCGCCAAATTCCAAAACACTAATGTGGAAATCCAGGTGACTTTTGGGTGGAACCCCAGAGcttttttctaggatttttacgAGGTTTtcgagattttaggacatttttgtggttttagaaCATTCCTAggaacttttgacattttttagtattttaggacatttttaggatttaagaatgttttcaggattttagtatgtttctaggatattagggaATTTtagggatttcaggacattttctaggtttttaggatgtttctacattttaggacatttcagggatttcagtatgtttccaggattttaggccatttctataatttaaggacatttcctaGGGTTTCAGGACATGaataagattttaggacttttctcagacatttttagaatttggcGTTTCAATCTTACCTCTGCAGGAGACCAAACCTCACATCCAGGAGCTCTCCATCAAGACCACCATCATCTCCCGTTACGCCTTCACGGCGGTGTACTGCGCCATGCTCAACCGCCACTCCACCGCCGCAGAGGGCGTCTTCCAGTTCCAGGTCCCCGCCGGCGCCTATGTCTCCAACTTCACCATGTAAGAGCCGCACAGGTCACctgagcagagacagacagaggacataAAGTCATCGTAAGATGGTCAAAGCCACAGTCACAGAGCGGACACACGGAGAcggacaaagacagaaaaacaaaagtgttacatttacagtgatattttgtaaaactctgaaccaacaaaaaaaaggcaataaaaaaagattcacaatTCAATTAAAATTACAAGACTCAAATCAGAGTTTAAATCAGATTCATTTTCTCACAGAGCACGaagacttttaaataaaaatcaatcttattatcaccaaagttacaactttataacaaaaacaccagcgtcctcctgtctgtctgtctgtcctcctgtctgtctgtcctcctgtctgtctgtcctcctgtctgtctgtcctcctgtctgtctgtctgcctgtctgtctgtctgtctgtctgtcctcctgtctgtctgtctgtctgtcctcctgtcgtcctgtctgtctgtcgtcctgtctgtctgtctgtcctcctgtctgtctgtcctcctgtctgtctgtctgtcctcctgtctgtctgtctgtcctcctgtctgtctgtcctcctgtcctcctgtctgtcctcctgtcctcctgtcctcctgtctgtctgtcctcctgtctttctgcctgtctgtctgtctgtctgtcctcctgtcgtcctgtctgtctgtcctcctgtctgtctgtctgtcctcctgtcctcctgtctgtctgtctgtcctcctgtcctcctgtcctcctgtctgtctgtcctcctgtcctcctgtctttctgtctgtctgtctgggttGATGATGTTTCTGTTGCCATGTTAGCGAAGAGACAAGAAAGGGTGCAAACTTTTACActgctgtaaacacacacacacacacactcacacacactctcacacacacacacacacacactcacacacccccccccccccccccccccccccccccccccccccccccccccccccccccccccccccccccccccccccccccacaacacccccccccacacccacacacacacacacacacacacacacacacacacacacacagtgaccaGAGTTCACCCGTAAACAGGTAACAGCAGGATTCAGCATCAGATTGAGTCTTTCTGTGTAAGAAAAGCCGCCCGGCTGAAACGTGACAGTAGGTGGTCCGGCTCTAATCCTCGACCTTTGACCCCCGTGAACCAGGATCATCGGAGGGCGTGTCTACCAGAGCGAGGTCAGGCCGAAGGAGAAGAGGGTCAAGCAGGAGAACGGCAGAGCCAAGAACAAAGAGT comes from Plectropomus leopardus isolate mb unplaced genomic scaffold, YSFRI_Pleo_2.0 unplaced_scaffold1497, whole genome shotgun sequence and encodes:
- the LOC121964278 gene encoding inter-alpha-trypsin inhibitor heavy chain H5-like; the protein is MFLSVFPEKKRKMLLLPLLMSLSASALGQLGDSQFGDDFDPELADFDLDIAPRRVPRQVKTLLTKETKPHIQELSIKTTIISRYAFTAVYCAMLNRHSTAAEGVFQFQVPAGAYVSNFTMIIGGRVYQSEVRPKEKRVKQENGRAKNKESGDA